The nucleotide window TGCTTGGGGTGGGGCTGCGATCGCACCACGAACTGACCTTCGGGCAACACCTGGAGCTCCGTGAGCAACGTGCCGTTCACGACGCCGCGCCAGCGTCCGAGGTAGTACTGCATGGGGTCCTCGGGTGGCGTTGGGGGAGGGCGCCTCACCGCGCCCGGCGGCGCTCCGTCCGTGTCTTCGGGCTGCTCGGGGCTGTCGGGAATGGCGACGGTCGCAGCAGCGGGCGGCGCAGTGGTGGCAGGGCCGCTGCAGCCAACGACCGCAAGAAGCAGTGCCAGGGATCGGCAGCTGCGCCGATCAGTTCGCGGGGCCGTTCGCAACCCCCCCGCCCATGAGCTTGTTGCCACCATAGGGTTTGACTTTGACCACCTTGCCCCAGACTTCTTGGTATTTCTGCTTGAGGCGCGCGAGGGTCTCGGGCTCTTCCTTGGCGAGGTCTTTCAGCTCTCCGGGATCCTCGGTCAGGTTGAAGAGGGAGAACTTCCAGTCGTTGCCATACACGAGCAGCTTGTAGTCCCCGGATACGAGCGCACGCCGTTCGGGATTGTTGCTGTCGGCGGGCAGGTCCAAGAGCACGGGTCGGGGAGCCGCAGCTCCGCCTCGCAGTTCCGGCACCAGGCTCTCACCCACGAAGGGGCCGTCTGCCGCGGTGCCGCTGAGCTCCAAGATGGTCTTCGCCAAGTCGATGTTGCCGCGTGGCGTATCGATGCGTCGGGGTTCGGCGCCGGGCAAGCGCACGAACATCGGGACGTGGGTGAGCACATCCCACAGCTCGAAGGCGTGACGGTACTGTTTGTGCTCACCGAAGGCCTCACCATGGTCGGCGCTGACCATGACCACGGTGTCCTTCCACCAGGGCTGGCTTTCGCACCATTCGAACAGCTTGCCGATCCACAGGTCGGTGAAGAAGATCTCCGAGTCGTAGCGATCCCGGGGGCTCTTGCCGAAGTCGGGGCTCTCCGCGTGCTTCACGTACTGGTCGTGGGGGTCCATGTAGTGCAGGTAGGCGAAGAAGCGCTCGGTCGACGGCTTCTGTTCCAGCATCTTGATGGCCAGGGGCGTCAGCTTGTCGCTAGTGACGTGCTTGTCCGTAGTGTTGTCGAAACTGATTCCCTCGACGACGTCCCACAGGTCGAAACCCTGGTCCATGCCGTTGTCGCGCTTCATGTACATGTGGCCATGTGCGCTGACGGTGAAGATGCCTGCCTTTTGCATCAACTCGGCGATGAAGAGATTGCTGGACGGGTACTTGGTGAAAAAAAAGCCGCTGCGCTTGAGGCTCGACGGGTACTGCCCCGAGAGCAGCGCAGCCACGCTCTTCGCGGTGTAGCTGGAAGTGGAGTAGGCCCGGGTGTAGCTGACGCTCTGGCTCTCCAGCCGTGTGAGGTTGGGCGCGATGTCGCGCGAATAGCCAGCCCAGGGCATGTCAGCGCGCATGCTGTCGACGAGAATCAACAGTACGTTGAAGGGGCCCTGGGGCGCGACGTCGGGGGGCGTCTCGACCACCGGCGTCGGTTGCGCTGGCGCCGGAGCGCTCGGGGGAGGTGGGGCAGGCGACGCGGTGGCGACCGGTGCCAGCGGCGGAGCGGCGGGCGCTGGAGACGGAGCGGGAGCGCAGGCCATGCCGGCGACGCAGGCCAAAACGAGCCCGACGCGCGGCTTCATGGCGCGCTGTTTTCCTTGTCGCTGGGTGCCTTTGCGGGCGCCATGGGACCGTTGGCGGTGGTGCCGCCCTTCAGTTTCATCCCGCCGTAGGGCTCGATGAAAGGCAGCTTCTCGAAGGCCTTTTCGTAGACCTTCTTCATTTCTTCGAGCTTCTCCGGCTCCTTCTTCGCCAGGTCGTTCTCTTCTCCAGGATCCGTCTTCAGGTTGAAGAGCAGGTACTTCCAACCTTTGCCCCAGACGATGAGCTTGTAGTCGCCGAGGATGACGCCGCGGCGTTCCGGATTGTGACTGTCCTCGGTGAGCTGAACCACGATCGGCTCGCGATTGTCTGGCTGCTCGGCGCCGTAGATCTCTTTGACCATGCTCTTGCCCTGGAACTGCTCCAGAGGCTTCTGCCCCATCAGCTCCATGATCGTCGGAGCCAAGTCGATGCTGTTGCGGCGCAGGTCGATGCGCTTGCCGGCGACCCCGGGCACGTGGATCAAGAGCGGGGTGCGCACCAGCACTTCCCACACCTCGAAAGCGTGCTTCCACATGGAGTGTTCACCGAACGCCTCTCCGTGGTCGCCCGTGACGATGATCGCGGTGTTCTTCCACCAGGGTTGCTTTTCACCCCAGGCGAAGAACTCGGCGATCCACTTGTCCGTGTGGTGAATCTCGTTGTCGTAGCGGTCCCGATTCTTGTTGCCGAAGTCGGGGCTCTCCGGGTGCTTGTTGTACTGGTCGTGGGGGTCCATGTAGTGGACCCAGCCAAAGAACTGCTTGCTGGTGTTCTCCGGCTTGCTCAAGAGCTCGATGCCGAGCTTCGTCAGCTTTTCGCTCGTGATCTCGTTGTCGGTATTCGGGTCGAAGCGAATGCCGGGAGCCAACTGCCACTCGTCGAACCCTTGGTCCAAGCCCTTGCCGCGCCCGAAGTACATGTGCCCGTGCCAACCCAGAGTGCGAATGCCCTTGGATTGCAGGACTTCCGTGAAAAAAGTGTTGCTCTTGGCGTAGGCAGCAAAGAACCAGCCCGCTCGGTAGAGCGTGCTGGCGTAGCGACCACTGAGCCACGCAGCCACCGTCTGCGCCGTGTAGGGCGCCGGGG belongs to Polyangiaceae bacterium and includes:
- a CDS encoding sulfatase; this encodes MKPRVGLVLACVAGMACAPAPSPAPAAPPLAPVATASPAPPPPSAPAPAQPTPVVETPPDVAPQGPFNVLLILVDSMRADMPWAGYSRDIAPNLTRLESQSVSYTRAYSTSSYTAKSVAALLSGQYPSSLKRSGFFFTKYPSSNLFIAELMQKAGIFTVSAHGHMYMKRDNGMDQGFDLWDVVEGISFDNTTDKHVTSDKLTPLAIKMLEQKPSTERFFAYLHYMDPHDQYVKHAESPDFGKSPRDRYDSEIFFTDLWIGKLFEWCESQPWWKDTVVMVSADHGEAFGEHKQYRHAFELWDVLTHVPMFVRLPGAEPRRIDTPRGNIDLAKTILELSGTAADGPFVGESLVPELRGGAAAPRPVLLDLPADSNNPERRALVSGDYKLLVYGNDWKFSLFNLTEDPGELKDLAKEEPETLARLKQKYQEVWGKVVKVKPYGGNKLMGGGVANGPAN
- a CDS encoding sulfatase, giving the protein MSRRLLLTLACLTGLSCNDKKPPPGEAPTVVPAASAATTVAVSASAASPPPAPSGPDKPLNVLLITIDSLRADMPWQGYERPIAPNLSKLAEQSVVYTQAYSPAPYTAQTVAAWLSGRYASTLYRAGWFFAAYAKSNTFFTEVLQSKGIRTLGWHGHMYFGRGKGLDQGFDEWQLAPGIRFDPNTDNEITSEKLTKLGIELLSKPENTSKQFFGWVHYMDPHDQYNKHPESPDFGNKNRDRYDNEIHHTDKWIAEFFAWGEKQPWWKNTAIIVTGDHGEAFGEHSMWKHAFEVWEVLVRTPLLIHVPGVAGKRIDLRRNSIDLAPTIMELMGQKPLEQFQGKSMVKEIYGAEQPDNREPIVVQLTEDSHNPERRGVILGDYKLIVWGKGWKYLLFNLKTDPGEENDLAKKEPEKLEEMKKVYEKAFEKLPFIEPYGGMKLKGGTTANGPMAPAKAPSDKENSAP